In the genome of Roseofilum casamattae BLCC-M143, the window TTTCTCATTGATTTGAGTCCAGACTCTTTTCTTCTGCCATTGTCGATAGTATTTATACACGGTTGAATAGGGAGGAAATTCTTTCGGAAGATATGCCCACTGACAGCCTGTTTTCAGATGATAGAAAATCCCATCACAGATAGCCCTCATATCAGTAGTTCGGGGTCTTCCACCGGTTTTGGCATCGGGAATGAGAGGACGAATAATTTCCCACTGTTGGTCAGTTAAGTTACTGGGGTACATTATTTTATTTTATACGGAACATCGGAAATATCGGAAACATCGCACTACCACTTTACCGATCGCTCTTCTCTTCGGGTTTTTCCTTTATTCTTTCTTTATAAATAGGCTCTAATATAAACCCAATTCCCTTATTATACCCGACTCAGTACAAAAAAGCGGTAGCATTACTAACATGCTACCACTAAACACTCTCTGCTTTGTTTAAGTACTAACGTTCGACAAACTCGCCGTTACGGAGCCAGAGCATTACCGCGCAACAAGCTACCGATGGTTTTTGCCGTAATCTTCATTTGAATGAGAGGATTGGCGGGAACTACGGTTTTATACAGATAGCTATCGAAGGTTAAGCGCTGTACGTCTTTGTCGGAGCACATTTCCACAAAGGCTTCGCGAGTGGCATCGGTGCGATAGAACACTTGTTGCAAGATATCGAGAACTTTGTAGGTAAGTCCGTATTGCTTATCCCACCGTTTCAGATAAACCTTGAGGTCATCTTCCGTCGGGATGCGCGCGCCGTTGTTGGAGAACTCTACAATAGCTTCGGCGCACATGCGACCGGATTTCGCGGCAAAGTAAATTCCTTCACCGGAGGATTTGGTGACGGTTCCCGCAGCATCTCCAACTAGAGCCACTCGTCCGCGCACGCGATGAGGACGGGGATGTTCGGGAATGGGATGAGCTTCTACTTTGATAATTTCTCCGCCAACTAAGCGTTTCGCGGCGCGAGCGCGGATACCCGCTTGCAGTTGCTTGATTTTCGCTTGGTTGACGCGCATGGTTCCCGTTCCGACGGCAACGTGGTCGTATTTGGGGAACACCCAAGCGTAGAAGTCGGGAGACACGTCATCGCCAACATACATCTCGGCAAGGTCGTCGTAGTAAGCCATGAGGTCGTCGGAGAGACGAATGCGCTCTTGGAATGCGATCGCATAATTATAATCCCCGGCTTTAATGGCTTTGGCAACCCGAGAGTTCGCTCCGTCGGCACCAACAACCACGTCCACTTGCAATGTTTTATGCACTCCCACGGCACCGCCATTGGAATGGTCGCTATAGTGCAACGTGTAAGGATCGGTATTGTTGGTGGGAATCTCCACTTTCTTTACCGTACCGTTAATTAGATTAGCGCCTAATTCGACAGCGCGATCGCGCATGAAGCCATCTAAAATTTCCCGACGGCACATGCCGATATATTCATCTTGGCGGTCTAGATTAATATCAACTTCTATGTTTGACGGCGAGATCATTTTCATCTTTCTCACTCGTCGGTCGATAATGCGATCGGGCAGGTCGAACTCGCTCACCATACATAGGGGAATAGCTCCACCGCAAGGTTTGGCATTGTCCAGCTTTCGCTCGAACAAATAAGTCTCAATTCCTGCTTTGACTAAGGTTTCGGCAACGCTCGAACCAGCCGGTCCCGATCCAACTACAGCAACCCTTATTCCCAAAGTTCTTCTCCACAATCGTTCGCAACACGGATTGAATCCTACCACTTCCTTTCTATGTTTGTGCTGGATTTTACGTTAATGTAACTAAACTGAAACAGACTGTAATAGAACGATACGAATTGTGGCGATCGCCGGTCGGTTACCGATACAATACAACACAATGCGATGCGATCGGTTATGGGCGAATAAAATCGTCAAGCCAATGGTCCCTGAGCAAAGCCGAAGCTGCCGGACTTCGACTGCGCTCAGTCCTCGGATAACCTTTATCTATTCCAGAACGCTAGAACCGTCTTTTGTGCGATCGCTGCCCAACGTATTATTTATTACTTGCTTTTTTATGGGTCGCCCGGGATTCGAACCCGGAACTAATCGGTTAAAAGCCGAGTACTCTACCGTTGAGTTAGCGACCCTTGTCTCATTATTTGACCCTATCCAAAGTAACACAACTTCTAGGAAAACGCAACAATTTCTCTTCAGTTTCCTCTAATCTCCGATCCATCAAGAGCGATAGACGGGTAGGGTGAAGTGAAAACAACTGCCTTGTCCGTCCAAAGATTCAACCCAGATCTGACCGTAATGGGCTTGAACGATACGCTGACAGAGAGATAAACCAATCCCGTATCCATCCTTGCTCAGGTCTCGCTCTAAGCGAAATCGATCTTCAAAAATCTGCTGTTGTTTCTCGGCAGGAATCCCCAAACCGGTATCGTGGATACTCACTTGCACTTTTTCCGTAGTTCGATGCAGCACCGATACCTCAATCGTTCCTTGCAGTGGCGTATACTTAGCCGCATTATCCAAAAGATTAACAATCACTTGGTGTACCCGTTGCGGATCGGCATAAACAGCAGGTAAATCTTGCGGGATATCAGTTTCGAGATGGAGCCGCTTGTTTTGAAACTGCTCGTCTACGCTTTTAAGAGCGGAAAAACACAAGTCTCTCAAGTCTGTTTTTTCCGGATTCACCTGAATTCTAGTATCGTTTCCTCTGGCTACCTGCAAAATATCGGCAATCATGCGATCGATCGCCTTAATTTGCGTCCGAGCGTGTTTCAACAGTTGCGTGGTCAACTTGCGCGTAAAGTGAGCCGAGCGTCCGTCGTCGGCAGAATACCCAATTTCTAAGGTTTCGACGGCCAAGGATGCTGCGGTTACCGGATTGCGCAGATCGTGAGCTAGCATTGCGACAATTCGGTCTTTAAATCGAAGTTGTTTTTTTAACTCTTCTGTCTCTTTGCGCAGGCGGAAGATTTCATCCGATAAGCGAATCACCTCAGCAGAATAAGCAATTGAACTAAT includes:
- a CDS encoding transposase produces the protein MYPSNLTDQQWEIIRPLIPDAKTGGRPRTTDMRAICDGIFYHLKTGCQWAYLPKEFPPYSTVYKYYRQWQKKRVWTQINEK
- the chlP gene encoding geranylgeranyl reductase, whose product is MGIRVAVVGSGPAGSSVAETLVKAGIETYLFERKLDNAKPCGGAIPLCMVSEFDLPDRIIDRRVRKMKMISPSNIEVDINLDRQDEYIGMCRREILDGFMRDRAVELGANLINGTVKKVEIPTNNTDPYTLHYSDHSNGGAVGVHKTLQVDVVVGADGANSRVAKAIKAGDYNYAIAFQERIRLSDDLMAYYDDLAEMYVGDDVSPDFYAWVFPKYDHVAVGTGTMRVNQAKIKQLQAGIRARAAKRLVGGEIIKVEAHPIPEHPRPHRVRGRVALVGDAAGTVTKSSGEGIYFAAKSGRMCAEAIVEFSNNGARIPTEDDLKVYLKRWDKQYGLTYKVLDILQQVFYRTDATREAFVEMCSDKDVQRLTFDSYLYKTVVPANPLIQMKITAKTIGSLLRGNALAP
- a CDS encoding histidine kinase, producing MQVIPEQTIEHHPLQFLLFVDKRPHAGEQIEQIRCHIRDRCQGIQFELMVVDVSEQPQLAENFKVVATPALIKIHPSPKQTLAGSNLIDLIDNWWPRWWQSVQDYIQKEDNTEPAPSENISSIAYSAEVIRLSDEIFRLRKETEELKKQLRFKDRIVAMLAHDLRNPVTAASLAVETLEIGYSADDGRSAHFTRKLTTQLLKHARTQIKAIDRMIADILQVARGNDTRIQVNPEKTDLRDLCFSALKSVDEQFQNKRLHLETDIPQDLPAVYADPQRVHQVIVNLLDNAAKYTPLQGTIEVSVLHRTTEKVQVSIHDTGLGIPAEKQQQIFEDRFRLERDLSKDGYGIGLSLCQRIVQAHYGQIWVESLDGQGSCFHFTLPVYRS